One window from the genome of Rhodococcus sp. ABRD24 encodes:
- a CDS encoding NAD(P)/FAD-dependent oxidoreductase: protein MSIPSAHTRRHRVVIIGSGFGGLFGAQALERADADITLIARTTHHLFQPLLYQVATGILSVGDIAPATRMVLRKQKNAEVLLGDVETIDLAGGKVTSRLLDRITVTEFDSLIVAAGAGQSYFGNDHFAEFAPGMKTIDDALELRGRILGAFEQAELSDNPDERARLLTFVVVGAGPTGVELAGQIAELAHRTLKGAFRRIDPTDARVILLDGAPAVLPVYGGKLSRKAAERLEKLGVEIQLDAMVTNVDVDGLVVRHKDGTEMRIESQCKVWSAGVQASPLGKQLGEQSGAEVDRAGRVHVNPDLTLPGYPHVFVIGDMMSLDKLPGLAQVAMQGGKYAAKEIRAGLDGAKPEDRQPFKYFDKGSMATISRFSAVAKVGKLEISGFIGWMMWLVIHLMYLVGFRSRLSTVISWTVSFLGRGRAQMASTEQQVFARNAIDILQEQSRARHAAESREVG, encoded by the coding sequence ATGAGCATCCCCTCGGCACACACACGTCGTCACCGCGTCGTGATCATTGGATCCGGCTTCGGCGGGTTGTTCGGAGCACAGGCCCTCGAACGCGCCGACGCGGACATCACACTCATCGCGAGAACCACCCACCACCTGTTCCAGCCACTGCTCTATCAAGTCGCAACCGGCATTCTCTCCGTCGGCGATATCGCACCCGCCACCCGGATGGTGTTGCGCAAGCAGAAGAACGCGGAGGTGCTGCTGGGCGACGTGGAGACTATCGATCTCGCGGGCGGGAAAGTGACCTCCCGGCTACTCGATCGCATCACGGTCACCGAGTTCGATTCGCTCATCGTCGCGGCCGGTGCCGGGCAGTCGTACTTCGGCAATGATCATTTTGCCGAGTTCGCACCCGGTATGAAGACCATCGACGATGCCCTCGAGTTGCGCGGGCGGATCCTCGGCGCGTTCGAGCAGGCCGAGTTGTCCGACAATCCGGACGAGCGCGCGCGGCTGCTGACGTTCGTAGTGGTCGGCGCGGGCCCTACGGGCGTCGAGCTGGCCGGACAGATCGCCGAGCTCGCGCACCGCACGCTCAAGGGCGCGTTCCGTCGCATCGATCCGACCGACGCTCGCGTCATCCTCCTGGACGGCGCGCCCGCGGTGTTGCCGGTCTACGGCGGCAAGTTGAGCCGCAAGGCCGCGGAGCGGTTGGAGAAGCTCGGTGTGGAGATTCAGCTGGACGCGATGGTGACCAACGTCGATGTCGACGGTCTGGTGGTCCGGCACAAGGACGGCACCGAGATGCGCATCGAATCTCAGTGCAAGGTCTGGTCGGCCGGTGTCCAGGCGAGCCCGCTCGGGAAGCAGTTGGGCGAGCAGTCCGGCGCGGAAGTCGACCGCGCCGGACGGGTGCACGTCAATCCGGATCTCACCCTGCCCGGCTATCCCCATGTGTTCGTCATCGGCGACATGATGTCGCTCGACAAGCTGCCGGGCCTCGCGCAGGTCGCGATGCAGGGCGGCAAGTACGCGGCCAAGGAGATCCGGGCGGGGCTGGACGGCGCGAAACCCGAGGACCGTCAGCCGTTCAAGTATTTCGACAAGGGCTCGATGGCCACAATCTCGCGGTTCAGCGCGGTCGCGAAGGTCGGCAAGCTCGAGATCAGCGGGTTCATCGGCTGGATGATGTGGCTCGTGATCCACCTGATGTATCTGGTGGGCTTCCGGAGCCGGTTGTCCACGGTGATCTCGTGGACGGTCTCGTTCCTCGGTCGCGGACGTGCACAGATGGCGTCTACCGAGCAACAGGTGTTCGCGCGCAACGCGATCGACATCCTGCAGGAGCAGAGTCGGGCACGCCATGCGGCCGAGTCACGCGAGGTCGGCTGA
- a CDS encoding PaaI family thioesterase — protein MASEAGHAFGLGDGSDPAQINAFLNKGFGEALGLEFTELTPDRVRAQWKVTPALHQPWGIMHGGVHCAVVESVASIAASIWLGDRGHVVGVNNNTDFLRASREGVLYAEGNPVHRGRTQQLWLVTITDEQERLVARGQVRLQNITETDRLGK, from the coding sequence ATGGCGAGCGAGGCAGGGCACGCATTCGGGCTGGGTGATGGATCGGATCCCGCCCAGATCAATGCGTTTCTGAACAAGGGATTCGGCGAGGCGTTGGGTCTCGAGTTCACCGAGCTCACCCCGGACCGCGTCCGGGCCCAGTGGAAGGTGACCCCGGCGCTGCATCAGCCATGGGGGATCATGCATGGCGGCGTGCATTGCGCGGTGGTCGAATCGGTGGCCAGCATCGCCGCGAGCATTTGGCTCGGCGACCGAGGCCACGTCGTCGGAGTCAACAACAACACAGACTTTCTCCGAGCTTCACGCGAAGGCGTGCTCTATGCGGAGGGAAATCCCGTCCATCGTGGACGCACACAGCAGTTGTGGCTGGTGACGATCACCGACGAGCAGGAACGGCTGGTCGCACGCGGCCAAGTGCGGTTGCAGAACATCACCGAGACTGACCGGCTAGGCAAGTAG
- a CDS encoding alpha/beta fold hydrolase encodes MDAVAYAGFLPDGYRSAYREPESTWWQWRGRRVHIARAVRPDARVRVMGIHGAGGHAMALWSFAALAADEGVEILFPDMPIYGLTVEPRPAQVRYHDWIDLLCDLVDAERACDPRPLVLFGASMGGMMAYEVASRTGQVAAVLATCLLDPADPRARAAAARWGAAGKAAPALLPPIARVAGGLRPPIKWLVRMNRMSNDPDLSRLCASDPRGGGVRVPLGFLADWFTFPHAVPEQFTAAPVTLVHPAADRWTPPQLSQQFLDRICAPTQSVLLENCGHWPIEEPGLAQLITTARSVIAGVAEQG; translated from the coding sequence ATGGACGCAGTGGCATACGCAGGCTTCCTGCCCGATGGCTACCGATCGGCTTACCGCGAACCGGAATCGACGTGGTGGCAGTGGCGCGGCCGTCGTGTCCACATTGCGCGCGCCGTTCGCCCCGATGCTCGTGTGCGCGTCATGGGAATCCACGGCGCCGGCGGCCACGCCATGGCGCTCTGGTCATTCGCGGCACTGGCTGCAGACGAAGGTGTGGAGATCCTCTTTCCGGACATGCCCATCTACGGGCTCACTGTCGAGCCTCGGCCAGCTCAGGTTCGCTACCACGATTGGATCGACCTTCTGTGCGACCTGGTCGACGCCGAACGAGCCTGTGACCCACGCCCGCTGGTTCTCTTCGGCGCAAGCATGGGCGGGATGATGGCGTACGAGGTCGCTTCCCGTACAGGTCAGGTAGCTGCCGTGCTCGCGACGTGCTTGCTCGACCCCGCTGATCCTCGAGCCCGCGCGGCCGCAGCCCGATGGGGAGCCGCCGGGAAGGCTGCCCCCGCACTTCTACCGCCCATCGCCCGAGTGGCCGGCGGACTGCGCCCGCCGATCAAGTGGCTGGTGCGTATGAACCGAATGAGTAACGACCCCGACCTGTCACGTCTGTGCGCTTCCGATCCACGCGGAGGTGGAGTCCGGGTCCCCCTCGGATTCCTCGCCGACTGGTTCACCTTCCCGCACGCCGTACCCGAACAGTTCACCGCTGCTCCAGTGACGCTTGTTCACCCCGCAGCCGACCGATGGACTCCACCGCAGCTCAGCCAGCAATTCCTCGACCGCATCTGCGCACCAACGCAGTCGGTCCTTCTCGAGAACTGCGGACACTGGCCGATCGAAGAACCCGGACTTGCGCAACTGATCACCACAGCGCGATCGGTGATTGCTGGAGTGGCTGAGCAGGGCTGA
- a CDS encoding arabinosyltransferase domain-containing protein — translation MRTAAEPPLPTPDGVRGYEKPPQTTADLTSARLVAIVSSVVGILAAIAIPFLPVQQTEARISWPQNGFATGVTAPLVSYTPTDLDITIPCAAVGELATTGGGVLVSTAPIGAAEPDRWTLSARVIAGDDVGGRLEVVARNTILLSAPVESLSGAGCAVSISSTPTRTVATVTGSRGSDTEQIFDRDLRPQMVGVFSDLDGAAPEGLRVDATLDTRFTTSPTAMKLTAMVLAVLATVLALWSLYRLDIADGRRSRRVLPASWWSFTRIDAVVVGVLALWHLIGANTSDDGYQLGMARAAGEAGYMANYFRWFGVPEAPFGTPFYDVLAWMANVSTASVWMRLPALIAGILTWWLISREVAPRLGVVVRRTSLPLWTGALVFLAFWLPFNNGLRPEPIVAAGVLLTWCSVERAVATRRLLPAAAGILIGALTVTAGPSGIICFAVLIAGARPVARIVADRSRVTGYAALLLPMASAGLVILAAAFADQTFAAVREMQRVHQIAPNAPWFEEYMRYQWLLQDGADGSLARRFAVFTMVLCLITVILAMLRRGGQIPGTAQGPTRRIVGITIGAMVLMTFVPTKWTHHFGIYAGLAASVAIVAAVAVAPAVLRSRRNRALFAAAVMAVVAISFAGRNEWWYVSSYGVPWFDKPPSIAGHGFAVAFLAVTGLLLAVAAWFHIHPTASTRTDTPSRWWAIPPLTVAAAAMVLFEVLSFAKGAISQYPAYSIARSNIDALTGSSCGLANDVLLETDPNGSMLQPIAATTGSGLSAGGADGFTPNGVAPDLTPDQEDLASGTANTVDRTNADQKTSGETAGTGGGFGGEGVNGSTIALPFGLNPATTPVLGSFGNEGAAAVTTDWYQLPESDADGSRGDIVSISAAGRVRSVNADGIETYGQKLELEYGVAAPDNTVRSLGSAVPIDIGPTPSWRNLRVPLDQLPAEANVVRIVVVDNDIRMDQWVAFTPPRVPRTQTLQQVLGRDTPVLLDWAVGLNFPCQHQMLHANGVAEIPEYRISPDRPGAVVTGLWQDHYGGGPLGWTQLLLGARTIPSYLAHDWDRDWGSIEQFVPIDRSATPAQIHTSSTTRSGLWTPGPINITS, via the coding sequence ATGAGAACGGCAGCCGAACCACCACTGCCTACCCCCGACGGTGTTCGAGGCTACGAGAAACCACCCCAAACAACAGCCGACCTGACCAGCGCGCGTCTGGTTGCGATAGTCAGCTCGGTAGTGGGGATCCTCGCAGCGATCGCGATCCCGTTTCTACCCGTGCAGCAGACCGAGGCGAGAATCTCGTGGCCGCAGAACGGTTTTGCCACGGGTGTGACAGCACCGTTGGTGTCGTACACGCCGACCGATCTCGACATCACAATTCCGTGTGCGGCCGTCGGGGAGTTGGCCACTACGGGTGGCGGTGTCCTCGTGTCGACCGCACCGATCGGAGCCGCCGAGCCGGACCGGTGGACGCTGTCCGCCCGTGTGATCGCAGGCGACGACGTCGGCGGTCGATTGGAAGTGGTTGCCCGGAACACGATTCTGCTGTCGGCACCTGTCGAGTCCTTGTCGGGCGCAGGTTGTGCGGTCTCGATCTCGTCGACTCCGACCCGGACCGTCGCCACGGTGACTGGCAGCAGGGGCAGTGACACCGAGCAGATCTTCGATCGTGATCTGCGCCCGCAGATGGTCGGGGTCTTCTCGGACCTCGATGGTGCCGCGCCGGAGGGGCTGCGGGTCGACGCCACTCTCGATACTCGGTTCACGACGTCGCCGACCGCAATGAAGCTGACAGCGATGGTGCTGGCGGTGTTGGCGACAGTTCTCGCATTGTGGTCGCTGTACCGGCTCGATATCGCGGATGGGCGACGATCACGCAGAGTTCTCCCGGCTTCGTGGTGGTCCTTCACCCGCATCGACGCGGTCGTGGTCGGTGTGCTGGCGTTGTGGCATCTCATCGGAGCCAACACTTCCGACGACGGTTATCAGCTCGGAATGGCCCGCGCCGCAGGCGAGGCGGGCTACATGGCCAACTACTTCCGGTGGTTCGGCGTACCCGAAGCACCGTTCGGGACCCCGTTCTACGACGTCCTCGCCTGGATGGCGAATGTATCTACAGCCAGTGTGTGGATGCGCCTGCCGGCGCTCATCGCGGGGATTCTCACATGGTGGCTGATCAGTCGAGAGGTAGCGCCGAGGCTCGGGGTGGTGGTCCGCCGAACGTCGCTGCCGCTGTGGACCGGCGCACTGGTCTTCCTCGCGTTCTGGCTGCCGTTCAACAACGGTCTGCGCCCGGAACCGATCGTTGCAGCCGGGGTCCTGTTGACCTGGTGCTCAGTCGAACGTGCCGTCGCCACTCGGCGACTATTGCCTGCCGCGGCGGGCATCCTGATCGGTGCCCTCACGGTGACTGCCGGGCCGTCCGGCATCATCTGCTTTGCGGTGCTCATCGCTGGGGCTCGCCCGGTGGCGCGGATCGTTGCCGATCGCTCCCGCGTCACGGGCTACGCGGCGCTGCTGCTACCGATGGCATCCGCCGGACTGGTCATTCTTGCTGCCGCCTTCGCAGATCAAACATTTGCCGCAGTGCGTGAGATGCAGCGGGTACACCAGATCGCCCCGAACGCCCCCTGGTTCGAGGAGTACATGCGCTACCAATGGCTACTGCAGGACGGCGCCGACGGGTCACTGGCTCGCCGATTCGCGGTCTTCACCATGGTGCTCTGCCTGATCACCGTCATCCTGGCAATGCTCCGGCGCGGCGGCCAGATCCCCGGAACCGCCCAAGGCCCGACACGACGGATCGTCGGAATCACCATCGGCGCCATGGTGTTGATGACGTTCGTTCCTACCAAGTGGACCCACCACTTCGGGATCTATGCCGGCCTGGCCGCATCCGTTGCAATCGTCGCGGCAGTCGCGGTGGCTCCGGCAGTGTTGCGCTCACGCCGAAACCGGGCCCTGTTCGCGGCCGCGGTGATGGCGGTCGTAGCGATCTCCTTCGCCGGCCGAAATGAATGGTGGTACGTCTCGAGCTACGGCGTGCCATGGTTCGACAAGCCGCCATCTATCGCCGGCCACGGGTTCGCGGTGGCGTTTCTCGCCGTGACCGGACTGCTACTTGCGGTGGCCGCATGGTTCCACATCCACCCGACGGCCTCGACCAGAACCGATACGCCGTCGCGCTGGTGGGCCATCCCGCCGTTGACCGTCGCCGCGGCGGCCATGGTGTTGTTCGAGGTGCTGTCCTTCGCCAAGGGCGCGATCTCCCAGTATCCGGCGTACTCGATTGCCCGATCGAACATCGACGCGCTCACTGGTTCTTCGTGCGGGCTTGCCAATGACGTTCTGCTCGAAACGGATCCCAACGGGTCGATGCTGCAACCGATCGCCGCGACCACCGGCAGCGGCCTGTCAGCCGGCGGAGCGGACGGATTCACCCCGAACGGTGTGGCCCCGGACCTCACACCCGATCAAGAGGACCTCGCCTCCGGCACAGCGAACACCGTCGACCGCACCAACGCCGACCAGAAGACCTCGGGAGAGACCGCGGGCACCGGCGGAGGGTTCGGCGGCGAAGGGGTCAACGGCAGTACCATTGCCCTACCGTTCGGCCTGAATCCCGCCACTACGCCTGTTCTGGGCAGCTTCGGCAACGAGGGTGCTGCCGCCGTCACCACCGACTGGTATCAGCTACCGGAGTCCGATGCAGACGGCTCACGCGGGGACATCGTGTCCATCTCTGCGGCTGGCCGAGTTCGCTCGGTCAACGCAGACGGTATCGAAACCTACGGGCAGAAGCTCGAACTCGAATACGGTGTCGCGGCCCCGGACAATACGGTGAGGTCCCTGGGGTCGGCCGTACCGATCGACATCGGCCCGACGCCGTCGTGGCGGAATCTGCGGGTTCCGCTCGATCAGTTGCCGGCAGAGGCGAATGTCGTCCGGATTGTTGTCGTCGACAACGACATTCGGATGGATCAGTGGGTGGCATTCACTCCACCCCGAGTGCCCCGGACACAAACCCTGCAGCAGGTTCTCGGCCGCGACACCCCGGTGCTGCTGGACTGGGCGGTGGGTCTGAACTTCCCGTGCCAGCATCAGATGCTCCACGCCAACGGAGTCGCCGAGATTCCCGAGTATCGGATCTCCCCGGACCGGCCGGGGGCAGTCGTCACCGGACTGTGGCAGGACCACTACGGAGGGGGCCCGCTCGGCTGGACGCAATTGCTACTCGGCGCCCGAACGATCCCCTCCTATCTGGCCCATGACTGGGACCGAGATTGGGGCTCGATCGAGCAGTTCGTTCCGATCGACCGCAGCGCGACACCGGCGCAGATCCACACAAGCAGCACGACCCGGTCCGGGCTGTGGACACCAGGACCGATCAACATCACTTCCTGA
- a CDS encoding protease inhibitor I42 family protein, with translation MTATQHSADEKTTVFARLAEISLEENPSTGSRWNLILPPALSLVDDRYIPDEPVRPGSGGTRVFIVRASKSGTYEVSAILQRPWEPNPIETRKIVIVVQ, from the coding sequence ATGACCGCCACCCAGCATTCCGCTGATGAAAAGACCACGGTCTTTGCGCGACTCGCCGAAATCTCTCTGGAGGAGAACCCTTCAACGGGGTCTCGGTGGAATCTGATCCTTCCGCCCGCCCTCTCCCTCGTCGACGACAGATACATACCTGATGAGCCGGTCCGTCCCGGCAGCGGAGGCACACGAGTCTTCATTGTGCGTGCGTCCAAGAGCGGAACCTATGAGGTTTCGGCGATTCTCCAGCGTCCCTGGGAGCCGAATCCGATCGAGACGCGAAAAATCGTCATCGTTGTGCAGTAA
- a CDS encoding TetR/AcrR family transcriptional regulator, with amino-acid sequence MSERGTGQRARPKRAPLSRERVVAAAMALADEKGEAGITLRAIAARLGVEAMSLYNHVAGREDILDGMVDAVFGEIELPASATDWKVAMRERAASTHAVLQRHRWAVGLMDSRSQPGPATLRHHDAVLGILRAGGFSVAMAAHAFSVIDSYLYGFVLQELSLPFSSPSEVDEIAGGILRDLPTDAYPHLIELITEHALRPDYNYGDDFEFGLGLILEALRPDEARVESLEEYERGGGCRP; translated from the coding sequence ATGAGCGAGCGCGGCACCGGACAGCGTGCGAGGCCCAAGCGAGCGCCGCTCAGCCGGGAGCGGGTGGTGGCCGCCGCAATGGCGCTCGCCGACGAGAAGGGTGAAGCCGGAATCACATTGCGAGCGATCGCCGCCCGGCTGGGCGTCGAGGCGATGTCGCTGTACAACCACGTCGCCGGCAGGGAGGACATCCTCGACGGGATGGTCGACGCGGTGTTCGGTGAGATCGAGCTTCCGGCGTCGGCCACCGATTGGAAGGTGGCGATGCGCGAGCGTGCAGCCTCGACACATGCGGTCCTTCAACGCCATCGCTGGGCAGTCGGCCTGATGGACTCCCGCAGCCAGCCCGGCCCGGCGACCTTGCGTCACCACGACGCCGTGCTGGGCATCCTGCGGGCGGGAGGCTTCTCCGTCGCGATGGCTGCGCACGCGTTCTCGGTAATCGACAGCTACCTCTACGGGTTCGTCCTGCAGGAACTGAGCCTGCCGTTCTCGAGCCCGTCCGAAGTCGACGAGATCGCGGGAGGCATCCTGCGGGATCTGCCGACCGACGCCTACCCACACCTCATCGAGCTCATCACCGAGCACGCCCTTCGGCCGGATTACAACTACGGTGACGACTTCGAGTTCGGGCTCGGACTGATCCTCGAAGCCCTCCGCCCCGACGAGGCGCGGGTCGAGTCTCTCGAGGAGTACGAGCGGGGAGGTGGGTGCAGGCCCTAG
- a CDS encoding NAD(P)H-binding protein has product MNTNRIRKICIVGASGKLGTYMVGHALDRGYEVVGVCRERSVPKLAAFADRITIVPGPTNDREVIRKAVAGCDGVLTVLAPWGVQQYSSGTAQAVLDYAEPNARLVFSCGWHISRDGKDQYSRRFKASVRIVTWLARLVRAVEIDDQVEACRRIFASDRRWTVVRGSDLEEGESQGLPVWSRHVGDPVLASNLTRRVDFALFMVEALTDDTLIREAPAIVGRRTPSALAHDGDGRSPGTLGSMPSPIADTP; this is encoded by the coding sequence ATGAACACGAACCGGATCCGGAAGATCTGCATCGTCGGCGCCTCGGGGAAACTCGGGACCTACATGGTTGGACATGCATTGGACCGCGGCTACGAGGTGGTCGGCGTATGCCGCGAACGCAGCGTCCCGAAGCTCGCGGCGTTCGCGGACCGGATCACCATCGTTCCCGGACCCACGAACGACCGCGAGGTGATTCGAAAGGCAGTCGCGGGATGCGACGGCGTGCTGACCGTACTGGCGCCCTGGGGTGTGCAGCAATACTCGTCGGGCACGGCGCAGGCAGTGCTCGACTATGCCGAACCGAATGCGCGCCTGGTCTTCTCGTGCGGTTGGCACATCTCGCGCGACGGCAAGGACCAGTACTCCAGGAGATTCAAGGCGTCCGTCCGGATCGTCACCTGGCTGGCTCGCCTCGTGCGCGCCGTGGAGATCGACGATCAGGTGGAGGCATGCCGACGGATCTTCGCCAGCGATCGCCGGTGGACCGTCGTCCGTGGCAGCGACCTCGAGGAGGGCGAGAGCCAAGGCCTGCCGGTATGGAGCCGCCACGTCGGCGACCCGGTCCTCGCGAGCAACCTGACGCGGCGCGTGGATTTCGCGCTGTTCATGGTGGAGGCACTGACCGACGACACGCTCATCCGCGAGGCTCCTGCGATAGTCGGGCGCCGCACGCCCAGCGCGCTGGCCCACGACGGTGACGGACGATCCCCCGGGACCCTCGGCAGCATGCCCTCGCCCATCGCCGACACCCCCTGA
- a CDS encoding DUF6412 domain-containing protein, protein MARIWSVLTRGLNIVQFTWVTVLALVIATTTAIDGPAAVVGATVAIVLLLAVAGQSSLSQLHPRTEPASGPPEEEQRLRGAFRRQSAPDTPGRPRRPRAPGQALAAAQRS, encoded by the coding sequence ATGGCACGGATCTGGTCTGTACTCACACGGGGACTGAACATCGTTCAGTTCACGTGGGTGACCGTGCTGGCGTTGGTGATTGCCACGACAACCGCGATCGATGGGCCGGCTGCAGTCGTCGGCGCCACGGTTGCGATCGTTCTCCTGCTTGCCGTTGCCGGGCAGAGTTCGTTGTCCCAACTGCACCCACGGACCGAGCCGGCGTCTGGTCCACCCGAGGAAGAGCAGCGCCTGCGTGGCGCGTTCCGCAGGCAGAGCGCGCCGGACACCCCCGGCCGCCCACGTCGGCCCCGAGCACCCGGGCAGGCCCTGGCGGCCGCACAGCGTTCCTGA
- the yidC gene encoding membrane protein insertase YidC has protein sequence MLDFVYYPVSAILWFWHKLFGAVLGPDNGFAWALAVVFLVFTLRVLLLKPAIRQVRTTRQMKELQPQIKALQKKHDGDRQRQATEMQKLQKEHGFNPLMGCLPALVQAPVFLGLYHVLRSFNRTGTGLGQPGMTPTANASTPNYVFSATDVQSFLSARLFGAPISAAISSPEATLASFAQYGGVPTLATIAAVALPLMVLASLATHFNARASVRRQSPEAAANPQAAIMNKLMLWIFPLGVLVGGPFLMIAILLYWVSNNVWTYGQQHLVLARIDREEAMKLQEIAHRRPAAGPEPGARPTPNRRKRGRRK, from the coding sequence ATGCTCGACTTCGTCTACTACCCCGTGTCCGCGATCCTGTGGTTCTGGCACAAGCTATTCGGCGCAGTCTTGGGACCGGACAACGGATTCGCCTGGGCGCTCGCGGTCGTGTTCCTGGTCTTCACCCTGCGCGTTCTGCTGCTCAAACCCGCGATCAGACAGGTTCGCACAACCCGCCAGATGAAGGAGCTGCAACCGCAGATCAAGGCCCTGCAGAAGAAGCACGACGGCGACCGGCAACGCCAGGCTACAGAGATGCAGAAGCTGCAGAAGGAGCACGGGTTCAATCCGTTGATGGGGTGTCTACCTGCGCTGGTACAGGCTCCGGTGTTCCTCGGCCTCTACCATGTGCTCCGCTCGTTCAACCGCACCGGAACCGGGCTGGGCCAGCCAGGGATGACGCCCACAGCAAATGCAAGCACTCCGAACTATGTCTTCAGCGCTACCGATGTGCAGTCGTTCCTCAGCGCCCGGCTGTTCGGTGCACCGATTTCCGCCGCGATCAGCAGCCCAGAAGCCACTCTGGCATCCTTCGCACAGTACGGCGGAGTCCCGACACTGGCCACGATTGCCGCTGTGGCTCTCCCGCTGATGGTGCTTGCGAGCCTTGCCACACACTTCAATGCCCGGGCATCGGTGAGAAGGCAGAGTCCGGAAGCCGCGGCCAATCCGCAGGCGGCAATCATGAACAAACTGATGCTGTGGATCTTCCCACTCGGTGTCCTCGTCGGAGGACCGTTCCTGATGATCGCGATCCTGTTGTACTGGGTGAGCAACAACGTATGGACCTACGGCCAACAACATCTGGTTCTCGCCCGAATCGACCGGGAAGAAGCCATGAAACTGCAGGAGATCGCGCATCGACGCCCGGCCGCCGGTCCGGAACCGGGCGCCCGGCCGACTCCTAACCGCCGGAAACGAGGGCGGCGGAAGTAA